Proteins encoded in a region of the Methylobacterium radiotolerans JCM 2831 genome:
- a CDS encoding winged helix-turn-helix transcriptional regulator: MDVTVHRPEHSAGCMRVSKILSRIGDKWTVLVIMLLRDRSRRFSELKRGVEGISQRMLTLTLRNLERDGLVTRTVTPSIPPRVDYELTELGHSLAGPIQALGAWAFDNMAQIDAAQTAYDAKEKAV, from the coding sequence ATGGATGTGACTGTCCATCGCCCCGAGCATTCGGCGGGATGCATGCGGGTCTCGAAGATCCTTTCCCGCATCGGCGACAAGTGGACCGTCCTCGTCATCATGCTCCTGCGCGACCGGTCGCGTCGGTTCAGCGAGTTGAAGCGCGGTGTCGAGGGGATTTCCCAGCGGATGCTGACCCTCACTCTGCGGAATCTGGAGCGGGATGGGCTCGTGACGCGAACGGTGACGCCCTCCATCCCGCCGCGGGTCGATTATGAACTGACGGAACTCGGGCACTCCCTGGCGGGGCCGATCCAGGCCCTCGGGGCGTGGGCGTTCGATAACATGGCGCAGATCGATGCGGCTCAGACTGCCTACGACGCGAAGGAGAAGGCTGTCTGA
- a CDS encoding SDR family oxidoreductase: protein MARLNGGTVVITGASSGIGRAAAEAFAARGARVVLAARRADVLDGIVRDLRASGAEAVAVPTDVTEPEAVDALARAALRAFGGIDVWINNAGVGVFGPLLDAPLDLHRQTIAVNLLGAVHGAYAVLPHFLDRGRGTLINTVSMGGWAPTPFAAAYTASKFGLRGFSASLRQELARHRHIRVCAVFPAIVDTPGLDHGANVSGRRLNPGHLYYAPEAVAETYLRLVRHPRDEVAVGWPARLAQVGYALAPYPTEHLMGAGFRWALDRAEPGPRTHGALRAPTPEGTRADGGWRARKHVPDAGTLSTALGTGLAAAGACAALLAGLAAARRFGARG, encoded by the coding sequence ATGGCGCGCCTGAACGGCGGGACGGTGGTCATCACCGGGGCCTCGAGCGGCATCGGCCGGGCGGCGGCCGAGGCCTTCGCGGCGCGGGGCGCGCGGGTGGTCCTGGCGGCGCGGCGGGCCGACGTGCTCGACGGGATCGTCCGCGACCTGCGCGCGTCGGGCGCCGAGGCCGTCGCGGTGCCCACCGACGTCACCGAGCCCGAGGCGGTGGACGCCCTGGCCCGGGCGGCGCTCCGGGCCTTCGGCGGCATCGACGTCTGGATCAACAACGCCGGGGTAGGGGTGTTCGGCCCCCTGCTGGACGCCCCCCTGGACCTGCACCGGCAGACGATCGCGGTGAACCTGCTGGGCGCCGTGCACGGGGCCTACGCGGTGCTGCCCCACTTCCTCGACCGCGGCCGGGGGACGCTGATCAACACGGTCTCGATGGGCGGCTGGGCACCGACGCCCTTCGCCGCCGCCTACACGGCCAGCAAGTTCGGCCTGCGCGGCTTCTCGGCGAGCCTGCGCCAGGAACTCGCCCGGCACCGGCACATCCGCGTCTGCGCCGTGTTCCCCGCCATCGTCGACACGCCGGGCCTGGATCACGGCGCCAATGTCAGCGGCCGGCGGCTCAATCCCGGGCACCTGTACTACGCGCCCGAGGCCGTGGCCGAGACCTATCTCCGCCTCGTGCGCCACCCGCGCGACGAGGTCGCGGTCGGCTGGCCGGCCCGCCTCGCGCAGGTGGGCTACGCGCTCGCCCCGTACCCGACCGAGCACCTGATGGGCGCCGGGTTCCGGTGGGCCCTCGACCGGGCCGAGCCCGGGCCGCGCACGCACGGCGCCCTGCGCGCGCCGACGCCGGAGGGCACGCGCGCCGACGGCGGCTGGCGCGCCCGCAAGCACGTCCCCGATGCCGGCACGCTGAGCACCGCCCTCGGCACCGGGCTCGCCGCCGCGGGGGCCTGCGCGGCGCTCCTCGCCGGCCTCGCGGCGGCGCGGCGGTTCGGCGCCCGCGGCTGA
- a CDS encoding efflux RND transporter periplasmic adaptor subunit: MTRAAVLVAPALLALGLSAASARDEAAAALKPLPAPAVSVVEATRRETVETVTVTGTLVPRDEILVTPEIDGYRVTEVLVEEGARVTKGQVLARLARDLIDRQIAQQDAVVAKAEAAVPQSQSSIEQAEAAATEARLSLDRAKTLISTGNTTAVVMETRTSALRQAEGRLAFARNGLAMARADLAQARAVRDELSLRLARTEIRAPVDGIVSRRTARVGLAASAASEPLFRLIARGEIELEGEIVETKLPLLREGAPAWIDLGESGRVAGRVRAVYPEVDKATRLGKVRVRLDPDPRLRIGTFARGGVELGRSRGVSVPQASVLYGGGRRSVLAVAGDRVEDRTVRTGIADEDTIEIRAGLNEGERVVARAGSFLRDGDRVRPVLEAPPPAPAVAAVPAPRDTAEAGVP, translated from the coding sequence ATGACCCGCGCCGCCGTCCTCGTCGCCCCCGCGCTGCTGGCGCTCGGCCTGTCGGCCGCCTCCGCCCGCGACGAGGCCGCCGCCGCGCTCAAGCCGTTGCCCGCGCCCGCGGTCAGCGTCGTCGAGGCGACGCGGCGCGAGACCGTGGAGACCGTGACGGTGACCGGGACCCTGGTGCCCCGCGACGAGATCCTGGTGACGCCCGAGATCGACGGCTACCGGGTCACCGAGGTGCTGGTCGAGGAGGGCGCGCGCGTCACCAAGGGTCAGGTGCTCGCGCGCCTCGCCCGCGACCTCATCGACCGCCAGATCGCCCAGCAGGACGCGGTGGTGGCCAAGGCCGAGGCCGCCGTGCCCCAGTCCCAGAGCAGCATCGAGCAGGCCGAGGCCGCCGCGACCGAGGCCCGGCTCAGCCTGGATCGGGCCAAGACGCTCATATCCACGGGCAACACCACCGCCGTGGTGATGGAGACCCGGACCTCTGCCCTGCGCCAGGCCGAGGGCCGGCTCGCCTTCGCCCGCAACGGGCTGGCCATGGCCAGGGCCGACCTCGCCCAGGCCCGCGCCGTGCGCGACGAGCTGTCCCTGCGGCTGGCCCGCACGGAGATCCGCGCTCCCGTGGACGGCATCGTCAGCCGCCGCACCGCCCGGGTCGGCCTCGCCGCCTCGGCCGCGTCCGAGCCCCTGTTCCGCCTGATCGCCCGCGGCGAGATCGAGCTCGAGGGCGAGATCGTCGAGACCAAGCTGCCCCTGCTGCGCGAGGGCGCCCCGGCCTGGATCGATCTCGGCGAGAGCGGCCGCGTCGCGGGCCGCGTGCGGGCCGTCTACCCCGAGGTCGACAAGGCCACCCGCCTTGGCAAGGTGCGCGTGCGCCTCGATCCCGACCCGCGCCTGCGCATCGGGACCTTCGCCCGCGGCGGGGTCGAGCTCGGCCGCAGCCGCGGCGTGAGCGTCCCCCAGGCCTCCGTGCTCTACGGCGGCGGACGCCGCAGCGTGCTCGCTGTCGCCGGCGACCGGGTCGAGGACCGCACCGTGCGCACCGGCATCGCCGACGAGGACACCATCGAGATCCGCGCAGGCCTCAACGAGGGCGAGCGCGTCGTGGCCCGGGCCGGCTCGTTCCTGCGTGACGGCGACCGGGTCCGGCCGGTCCTCGAGGCCCCGCCCCCCGCGCCCGCGGTCGCCGCGGTGCCCGCGCCGCGGGACACCGCCGAAGCCGGCGTGCCTTAA
- a CDS encoding hemerythrin domain-containing protein — protein sequence MAPDTPEAAAPPVEARLGRALDGIPFLDDATRPKAPPIPGVTPAQRARGRRLALYHRHHLAELAAVRGALDRFLAGTGTVEAVTDGVASMTLTENYRAFGTLCGRQCHLLQMHHDIEEGDMYPRLRQSDGLRRVLDRLGAEHRTVHALLERIRAIVRSVASAPTREQVLDLREVYGVFERVVISHFGYEERELEEAIGYYDAL from the coding sequence ATGGCCCCCGACACGCCCGAAGCCGCCGCGCCGCCTGTCGAGGCGAGGCTTGGCCGCGCCCTCGATGGCATTCCCTTCCTGGACGATGCCACGCGCCCGAAGGCGCCGCCCATCCCCGGCGTGACCCCGGCCCAGCGGGCGCGGGGGCGGCGCCTGGCCCTGTATCATCGCCACCACCTCGCGGAGCTCGCCGCCGTTCGCGGCGCGCTGGACCGCTTCCTGGCGGGCACCGGCACCGTCGAGGCGGTGACGGACGGCGTGGCGTCGATGACGCTGACCGAGAACTACCGTGCCTTCGGCACCCTCTGCGGGCGCCAGTGCCACCTCCTCCAGATGCACCACGACATCGAGGAGGGCGACATGTACCCCAGGCTGCGGCAATCCGACGGCCTGCGCCGGGTCCTCGACCGCCTCGGCGCGGAGCACCGCACCGTGCACGCCCTCCTCGAACGCATCCGCGCCATCGTGCGGTCCGTCGCATCGGCCCCCACGCGGGAACAGGTCCTCGACCTCAGGGAGGTCTACGGGGTCTTCGAACGCGTCGTGATCTCGCACTTCGGGTACGAGGAGCGGGAGCTCGAAGAGGCCATCGGGTACTACGACGCCCTGTGA
- a CDS encoding sigma-70 family RNA polymerase sigma factor, producing the protein MPDTEGSSLLDPIADVAEEAGDETRFGLPEAVRAHLGTLLGRTYDRIGQDADGATNPFADLLARLEIALAQAEGERDKTFRAGLLEVVPALHRFAVSLTRDPAAADDLVQDTLLRGWRGRGGFTPGTNLEAWLFTILRNVFYSQHRKQGREVADTDGNYAERLTSIPEQGGHLDLQDVRAALDRLAPVMREALVLVAIENLSYEEAAVVMNCRIGTVKSRVWRAREQLARMLGYGGDEIGSDGVMLSVTGTSA; encoded by the coding sequence ATGCCCGACACCGAAGGCTCATCGCTCCTCGATCCCATCGCGGATGTCGCAGAGGAGGCCGGGGACGAGACTCGCTTCGGCCTGCCGGAGGCCGTGCGGGCCCATCTCGGCACCCTGCTCGGCCGCACCTACGACCGGATCGGCCAGGACGCGGACGGTGCCACGAACCCCTTCGCGGACCTGCTCGCGCGCCTGGAGATCGCTCTCGCGCAGGCCGAGGGCGAGCGGGACAAGACCTTCCGCGCGGGCCTGCTGGAGGTGGTGCCGGCGCTGCACCGGTTCGCGGTCTCGCTGACGCGCGACCCGGCCGCGGCGGACGATCTCGTGCAGGACACCCTGCTGCGCGGCTGGCGCGGCCGCGGCGGCTTCACCCCCGGGACCAACCTGGAGGCGTGGCTGTTCACGATCCTCCGCAACGTCTTCTACAGCCAGCACCGCAAGCAGGGCCGCGAGGTCGCCGACACCGACGGCAACTACGCCGAGCGGCTGACCAGCATTCCCGAGCAGGGGGGCCACCTCGACCTGCAGGACGTGCGCGCGGCCCTCGACCGCCTCGCGCCGGTGATGCGCGAGGCGCTGGTCCTCGTGGCGATCGAGAACCTGAGCTACGAGGAAGCCGCCGTCGTCATGAACTGCCGGATCGGCACCGTGAAGAGCCGGGTCTGGCGCGCCCGCGAGCAGCTCGCGCGCATGCTCGGCTACGGCGGCGACGAGATCGGCAGTGACGGGGTCATGCTGTCGGTGACCGGCACTTCGGCCTGA
- a CDS encoding YihY/virulence factor BrkB family protein has translation MPAPDPAPARAAAPEGGASTVWTLALATALIGLVALPRRPARGAVGAAADSPVDSSAGSSADRAPGRSADRDDARRTSPAHAGREAHAVARAEADRGRRASTPTEIPAKGWKDIALRAYHDVGENRLSLIAAGVTFFTLLAIFPAVAALVSCYGLVADASTINDQLASLQGILPQGALEIVGDQVKRLNEQGNTTLGFSLLISIALSVWSANGGVKHVFDALNLVYNEREKRNFLVLNLVSLAFTAGALLFLLLALAAVVVVPVVLDFVGLGADAWWLALLRWPVLLVAVLLGLALLYRYGPSRDAPRWRWVTPGGALAALLWIVASLLFSWYVAHFGSYNKTYGSLGAAIGFMTWIWLSTMIVLTGAQVNAEMEHQTAEDTTVGAPQPLGTRRARMADTVGAAAE, from the coding sequence ATGCCTGCCCCCGATCCAGCCCCCGCCAGGGCCGCCGCTCCCGAGGGAGGCGCCTCGACGGTCTGGACGCTCGCCCTCGCCACCGCGCTGATCGGCCTCGTCGCCCTCCCCCGCCGGCCGGCCCGGGGCGCGGTCGGTGCCGCGGCGGATTCCCCGGTCGATTCCTCGGCCGGTTCCTCGGCCGACCGTGCGCCCGGCCGGTCCGCCGACCGGGACGACGCGCGCCGGACGTCGCCCGCGCACGCGGGACGGGAGGCCCACGCCGTCGCCCGGGCCGAGGCCGATCGCGGGCGGCGGGCCTCGACGCCGACCGAGATCCCCGCCAAGGGCTGGAAGGACATCGCGCTGCGCGCGTATCACGACGTCGGCGAGAACCGCCTGTCGCTGATCGCGGCCGGCGTCACCTTCTTCACGCTCCTGGCGATCTTCCCGGCGGTGGCGGCCCTGGTCTCCTGCTACGGCCTCGTGGCCGATGCCTCGACCATCAACGACCAGCTCGCCAGCCTCCAGGGCATCCTGCCCCAGGGCGCCCTGGAGATCGTCGGCGATCAGGTGAAGCGGCTGAACGAGCAGGGCAACACCACCCTCGGGTTCAGCCTGCTCATCAGCATCGCCCTGTCGGTCTGGAGCGCCAATGGCGGCGTGAAGCACGTCTTCGACGCCCTCAACCTCGTCTACAACGAGCGCGAGAAGCGCAACTTCCTCGTGCTCAATCTCGTTTCCCTCGCCTTCACGGCGGGGGCGCTCCTGTTCCTCCTCCTGGCGCTGGCCGCGGTGGTGGTGGTGCCGGTGGTGCTGGACTTCGTCGGGCTCGGCGCGGACGCGTGGTGGCTGGCGCTGCTGCGGTGGCCGGTCCTGCTCGTGGCGGTGCTGCTCGGCCTCGCCCTGCTCTACCGCTACGGGCCGAGCCGGGACGCGCCGCGCTGGCGCTGGGTCACGCCCGGGGGCGCCCTCGCGGCCCTGCTGTGGATCGTCGCGTCGCTGCTGTTCTCCTGGTACGTCGCCCATTTCGGCAGCTACAACAAGACCTACGGCTCGCTGGGCGCGGCGATCGGCTTCATGACCTGGATCTGGCTCTCGACCATGATCGTCCTGACCGGCGCCCAGGTGAACGCCGAGATGGAGCATCAGACCGCCGAGGACACGACCGTCGGCGCGCCGCAGCCGCTCGGCACGCGCCGGGCGCGCATGGCCGACACGGTGGGCGCCGCCGCGGAGTAG
- a CDS encoding (Fe-S)-cluster assembly protein, whose protein sequence is MLDPAIYDHLLDAARAHPPLRAALVRAGPIRIEPPAHPCVADRLFVEVVNQQLSVRAAAAIWARIEAAAAAAGARPRDLFEAGDAALLRACGISGNKVRALQAIVAAETAGLLGPGLADLPHPERAAILCGIRGVGPWTADMVGIFHFHDPDIWPAGDVAAVGCLRRLTGRADTAAVAAAFAPYRSILARYLWRIKDTAPAPVAAPVGAPADEPVAQDPAPRTRRSRGAARSG, encoded by the coding sequence ATGCTGGATCCCGCCATCTACGACCACCTCCTGGACGCGGCGCGCGCCCATCCGCCGCTGCGGGCCGCCCTGGTGCGGGCCGGTCCGATCCGGATCGAGCCGCCGGCGCATCCGTGCGTCGCCGACCGCCTGTTCGTCGAGGTGGTCAACCAGCAGCTCTCCGTCCGGGCGGCGGCGGCGATCTGGGCCCGGATCGAGGCCGCGGCCGCGGCGGCGGGCGCGCGCCCGCGGGACCTGTTCGAGGCCGGGGACGCGGCGCTGCTGCGGGCCTGCGGCATCTCGGGCAACAAGGTGCGGGCGCTCCAGGCGATCGTGGCGGCCGAGACGGCGGGCCTGCTCGGGCCCGGCCTCGCCGACCTGCCGCATCCCGAGCGGGCGGCGATCCTGTGCGGCATCCGCGGCGTCGGCCCCTGGACGGCCGACATGGTCGGCATCTTCCACTTCCACGACCCCGACATCTGGCCCGCGGGCGACGTGGCGGCGGTGGGGTGCCTCCGCCGCCTCACCGGGCGGGCCGATACCGCCGCGGTGGCGGCCGCCTTCGCGCCGTACCGCTCGATCCTGGCCCGCTACCTGTGGCGCATCAAGGACACGGCGCCCGCGCCGGTGGCCGCCCCCGTGGGCGCGCCGGCGGACGAACCGGTCGCACAGGATCCCGCGCCCCGGACCCGGCGCTCCCGCGGCGCGGCGAGATCCGGGTGA
- a CDS encoding glutathione S-transferase N-terminal domain-containing protein has translation MTETPFAPVLFLKAGCPFCMKVRLFLLEAGQLDGVVLREFAPGTEEETEIRGLLGPVVETVTFPAAELTPGSFTTESDAIVAHFAARAGVEPAALPTYQSYLNGVFKNLGALYRENMDLKKRLPPA, from the coding sequence ATGACCGAGACACCGTTCGCGCCCGTCCTCTTCCTCAAGGCGGGCTGCCCCTTCTGCATGAAGGTGCGCCTGTTCCTCCTCGAGGCTGGACAACTCGACGGCGTCGTCCTGCGCGAGTTCGCGCCCGGCACCGAGGAGGAAACCGAGATCCGCGGCCTGCTCGGCCCGGTGGTCGAGACGGTCACCTTCCCGGCGGCCGAACTCACGCCCGGCAGCTTCACGACGGAGTCCGACGCCATCGTCGCGCACTTCGCGGCACGTGCGGGTGTCGAGCCGGCCGCCTTGCCCACCTACCAGTCCTACCTGAACGGCGTGTTCAAGAACCTCGGGGCGCTCTACCGGGAGAACATGGACCTCAAGAAGCGCCTCCCGCCGGCCTGA
- a CDS encoding DoxX family protein, with protein sequence MSQSLARAARPSRGRNIAAWVLSVALSAAYLAAGGAKLAGVPMMVQTFDQIGLGQWFRIATGLVEVVGALALLTPGYAFLGAVWLATTMVGALLAHLLVLPTPAAPAFLLLILDVVLASLRRDPSARLVPRPR encoded by the coding sequence ATGTCGCAGAGCCTCGCCCGCGCCGCCCGACCTTCGCGCGGTCGCAACATCGCCGCGTGGGTCCTGTCGGTGGCTCTGTCCGCCGCCTATCTGGCGGCCGGCGGCGCCAAGCTGGCCGGCGTGCCGATGATGGTCCAGACCTTCGACCAGATCGGCCTCGGGCAGTGGTTCCGCATCGCGACGGGCCTCGTCGAGGTCGTCGGCGCCCTCGCGCTCCTGACACCCGGCTACGCCTTCCTCGGCGCCGTCTGGCTCGCCACGACCATGGTGGGCGCGCTCCTCGCGCACCTCCTGGTGCTCCCGACCCCGGCGGCTCCCGCCTTCCTGCTGCTCATCCTCGACGTCGTGCTCGCGTCGCTGCGCCGCGACCCGTCAGCCCGTCTCGTCCCACGCCCGCGGTAG
- a CDS encoding metallophosphoesterase — protein sequence MAIFFTADTHFGDPHILRHRGARFGGVEAHDEALVAGWNAVVGPEDAVWHLGDFAAHASRAHCAAIFARLNGTKRLVRGNHDSNRVLDLPWAEPPVESARLSVADARGRPHRLFLSHYAHRAWPGLWRETRHLYGHSHGWLADTTRSCDVGVDAWDDRPVTLDAILLRQDAAAGAPEELAAHGLR from the coding sequence ATGGCGATCTTCTTCACCGCGGACACGCATTTCGGCGACCCGCACATCCTCCGCCACCGGGGGGCGCGGTTCGGCGGCGTCGAGGCCCACGACGAGGCCCTGGTCGCCGGCTGGAACGCCGTGGTCGGCCCGGAGGACGCCGTCTGGCACCTCGGCGACTTCGCCGCCCATGCCAGCCGGGCGCACTGCGCGGCGATCTTCGCGCGGCTGAACGGCACCAAGCGCCTCGTCCGGGGCAACCACGATTCGAACCGCGTCCTGGACCTGCCCTGGGCCGAGCCGCCGGTGGAGAGCGCCCGCCTCTCCGTCGCGGACGCGCGCGGGCGGCCGCACCGCCTGTTCCTGTCGCACTACGCGCACCGGGCCTGGCCGGGCCTGTGGCGGGAGACGCGCCACCTCTACGGGCACAGCCACGGCTGGCTCGCCGACACCACGCGCTCCTGCGATGTCGGCGTGGATGCCTGGGACGACCGCCCGGTCACCCTCGACGCGATCCTGCTGCGCCAGGACGCGGCCGCGGGCGCGCCGGAGGAACTCGCGGCCCACGGCCTGCGCTGA
- a CDS encoding TetR/AcrR family transcriptional regulator: MDAVTGAVVEVRDVQAARREQILDAAEACFVRNGFHRTTMSDLAREAAMSQGNFYRYFASKEDIVLAMAERDRARGAALVAEMERDGDRRASLNGILERFFTGITREAAVLRLDLWAETTRNPAIAALVDRSEAEARAWLCGMFAALAASPDCDPASMFEAINPLMKGIVVGRAILPGYDPAPAVAHLQALIEAGLNGALPRVTTAVPETGR; this comes from the coding sequence GTGGACGCGGTGACCGGCGCCGTCGTCGAGGTCCGCGACGTCCAGGCGGCGCGGCGCGAACAGATCCTCGACGCGGCCGAGGCCTGCTTCGTCCGGAACGGCTTCCACCGCACCACGATGTCGGACCTCGCCCGCGAGGCCGCGATGAGCCAGGGCAACTTCTACCGCTACTTCGCCTCGAAGGAGGACATCGTCCTGGCGATGGCGGAGCGCGACCGCGCCCGCGGCGCCGCCCTGGTCGCCGAGATGGAGCGGGACGGCGACCGCCGCGCGTCCCTGAACGGCATCCTCGAACGGTTCTTCACCGGCATCACCCGCGAGGCCGCGGTGCTGCGCCTCGACCTCTGGGCGGAAACCACGCGGAACCCCGCCATCGCCGCGCTGGTCGACCGCAGCGAGGCCGAGGCCCGCGCGTGGCTGTGCGGGATGTTCGCGGCGCTCGCCGCCTCGCCGGATTGCGACCCCGCGTCGATGTTCGAGGCGATCAACCCGCTGATGAAGGGCATCGTCGTCGGCCGCGCCATCCTGCCGGGCTACGACCCGGCCCCCGCCGTCGCCCACCTCCAGGCCCTGATCGAGGCGGGCCTGAACGGCGCGCTGCCGCGGGTCACCACCGCCGTTCCGGAGACCGGCCGATGA